A stretch of Pseudorhodobacter turbinis DNA encodes these proteins:
- the lptE gene encoding LPS assembly lipoprotein LptE gives MWLSKALLFCVLALAACGFTPAYAPGGAASNLQNAILADEPRDKPAFDLVERLEERLGPSDVPRFALSYTIKLTTDGVGISTDNATTRYHLVGTVDWQLANVASGAQVTGGQARSFTAYSATGSTVAGLAAEEDASLRLMRILADQIVSQIIATSANWSGAQ, from the coding sequence ATGTGGTTATCTAAAGCACTTTTGTTCTGTGTTCTGGCCCTTGCGGCCTGCGGCTTCACCCCGGCCTATGCGCCGGGGGGGGCCGCCTCCAATCTGCAAAACGCGATTCTGGCGGATGAGCCGCGCGACAAACCCGCCTTTGATCTGGTGGAACGGCTGGAAGAGCGGCTTGGCCCGTCCGATGTGCCGCGTTTTGCGCTGTCTTATACGATCAAGCTGACCACCGATGGTGTCGGCATTTCGACCGATAACGCCACCACCCGCTATCATCTGGTTGGCACCGTGGATTGGCAACTGGCCAATGTGGCAAGCGGTGCGCAGGTGACGGGCGGGCAGGCCAGAAGCTTTACCGCCTATTCTGCGACCGGATCGACCGTGGCGGGATTGGCTGCCGAGGAAGATGCCTCCCTTCGTTTGATGCGGATTCTGGCGGATCAGATCGTCAGCCAGATCATCGCAACCTCGGCAAACTGGTCCGGCGCGCAATGA
- a CDS encoding porin, producing MKKILIATTALIATAGLAQADIAISGVAKAGLIYNSEGEESTRVHNEVLLTFDGTGETDGGLQFGFNTNIIIEDNGGVANDDTTVFLSGAFGKLSFGSVAEADEVAGLSDIGWEGLDVDDVAEALVGDELEDILDVDLSHNVNYTYATGALTFSLSGQLASGGHGADNVDSYAAGIKYSFSDAYVGLGYADHGVGIASADVVSVFAGGTFSGVKVAALYSDASLKDGLGGKADAKAYGLNASYTMDALTLSLGLGKADYDGVTDHTSVGIGAAYDLGGGASVHAGLAQVKSPGDENLEAFPDGAKALADDKEVRADFGVTFTF from the coding sequence ATGAAAAAAATCCTTATCGCGACAACCGCACTCATCGCAACTGCTGGCCTGGCCCAGGCTGACATTGCAATCTCCGGCGTTGCAAAAGCTGGTTTGATCTACAACAGCGAAGGCGAAGAAAGCACACGCGTACACAACGAAGTCTTGCTGACATTCGACGGCACTGGCGAAACTGATGGTGGCCTGCAGTTTGGCTTCAACACCAACATCATCATCGAAGACAATGGCGGCGTTGCAAACGACGACACCACTGTGTTCTTGTCCGGCGCATTCGGCAAACTGTCCTTCGGTTCCGTTGCTGAAGCTGACGAAGTTGCTGGCCTGTCCGACATCGGCTGGGAAGGTCTGGACGTTGATGACGTTGCAGAAGCCCTGGTTGGCGACGAGCTGGAAGACATCCTTGACGTAGACCTGAGCCACAACGTAAACTACACATACGCAACTGGCGCCCTGACATTCTCCTTGTCCGGTCAGTTGGCTTCCGGCGGCCACGGCGCTGACAACGTTGACAGCTATGCAGCTGGCATCAAGTACAGCTTCAGCGACGCATATGTTGGCCTCGGCTACGCTGACCACGGCGTTGGCATTGCTAGTGCAGACGTTGTTTCCGTATTCGCTGGTGGTACATTCTCCGGTGTTAAAGTTGCAGCTCTCTACTCCGACGCGTCGCTCAAAGACGGTCTGGGCGGCAAAGCTGACGCAAAAGCATACGGTCTGAACGCTTCCTACACCATGGACGCACTGACATTGTCCTTGGGTCTTGGCAAAGCTGACTACGACGGCGTTACTGACCACACTTCGGTTGGTATCGGTGCTGCTTATGACCTCGGTGGCGGTGCATCCGTACACGCTGGTCTCGCACAGGTTAAATCTCCTGGCGACGAAAACCTCGAAGCGTTCCCAGACGGTGCTAAAGCTCTTGCTGACGACAAAGAAGTCCGCGCTGACTTCGGCGTAACTTTCACATTCTAA
- a CDS encoding exodeoxyribonuclease III: MTFTLATWNINSVRLRENLVAQLLTDEAPDVLCLQECKSPVEKIPVEQFQALGYRYMVARGQKGYNGVAILSKLPIVDAGDKDFAQLGQARHVAARLENGVTIHNCYVPAGGDIPDRTLNEKFGQKLDYLTEMRDWFRWEKPDNAILVGDLNIAPREDDVWSHKKLLKIVSHTPVEVEHFNQVMEAGDWADVTRADIPEGLLYSWWSYRAKDWDAADKGRRLDHIWATGDIAKSAHSSRILRPVRGWEKPSDHVPVFATFDL, translated from the coding sequence ATGACCTTTACCCTTGCCACCTGGAACATCAACTCTGTCCGTCTGCGCGAGAACCTTGTCGCGCAACTGTTGACCGATGAGGCCCCTGACGTTTTGTGTTTGCAGGAATGCAAAAGTCCGGTGGAAAAAATTCCGGTGGAGCAGTTTCAAGCGCTTGGTTACCGCTACATGGTGGCGCGGGGGCAGAAGGGCTATAACGGCGTGGCGATTTTGTCAAAGCTGCCGATTGTGGATGCTGGCGATAAGGATTTTGCGCAGCTGGGTCAGGCGCGCCATGTGGCGGCGCGGTTGGAAAATGGTGTGACGATCCACAACTGCTATGTGCCTGCGGGCGGTGACATTCCCGACCGGACGCTGAACGAAAAATTCGGCCAAAAGCTGGATTACCTGACCGAGATGCGCGATTGGTTCCGCTGGGAAAAGCCCGACAACGCGATCTTGGTGGGTGATCTGAACATCGCCCCGCGTGAGGATGATGTCTGGAGCCATAAGAAGCTGTTGAAAATCGTAAGCCACACACCGGTTGAGGTAGAGCATTTCAATCAGGTGATGGAGGCGGGCGATTGGGCTGATGTTACCCGTGCCGATATCCCCGAAGGTTTGCTTTACAGCTGGTGGTCATACCGCGCCAAGGACTGGGACGCCGCCGATAAGGGCCGCCGTTTGGACCACATCTGGGCCACTGGCGACATTGCCAAATCTGCCCATTCAAGCCGTATCTTGCGCCCCGTGCGCGGCTGGGAAAAGCCAAGCGACCACGTTCCCGTCTTTGCCACCTTTGACCTTTAG
- a CDS encoding CreA family protein, producing the protein MNRLILAAAVALCTAPLHAEEVGEVGVDWFGNDIIIESIRDPEVKGVTCHLAYFDRGIIDRLQQGNWFEDPSNSSIACTQTGPIELGDIKRGKGGEEVFRESQSIILKSIRVTRVFDEANQTLIYLAHGSEVSKGSAKTSLSTIPLYQP; encoded by the coding sequence ATGAACCGACTGATCCTTGCCGCAGCAGTTGCGCTGTGCACCGCCCCCCTACATGCCGAAGAAGTCGGAGAGGTTGGCGTGGATTGGTTCGGCAACGACATCATCATCGAAAGCATCCGTGACCCCGAGGTAAAGGGCGTGACCTGCCATCTTGCCTATTTCGACCGCGGCATCATCGACCGTTTGCAACAGGGCAACTGGTTTGAGGATCCCTCGAACTCCTCAATCGCCTGCACGCAAACCGGCCCGATCGAATTGGGCGATATCAAACGCGGCAAGGGCGGCGAGGAAGTGTTTCGTGAAAGCCAGTCCATCATCCTGAAATCGATCAGGGTCACGCGGGTCTTTGACGAGGCGAACCAGACGCTGATCTATCTCGCGCATGGCAGCGAGGTCAGTAAAGGGTCGGCGAAAACCTCGCTTTCAACTATCCCGCTCTATCAACCCTAA
- a CDS encoding L,D-transpeptidase family protein, which yields MRVHDLVLTPSGVRFAGRRFACSIGRGGITANKREGDGATPVGVHRIMGMYYRPDRLRGADLPEWAQPIRLGDLWSDDVRDADYNHLVRAPHGFSHEDMRRADPLYDLVMITDWNWPDAVPGRGSAIFLHQWRRMGYPTAGCVAFARADLLWIAARVRLGTRLIVRQ from the coding sequence ATGAGAGTGCATGACCTTGTCCTGACCCCTTCGGGGGTTCGCTTTGCCGGTCGGCGGTTTGCCTGTTCCATCGGGCGGGGCGGCATAACCGCCAATAAGCGCGAAGGGGATGGTGCGACCCCTGTCGGCGTCCACCGGATTATGGGCATGTATTACCGGCCGGATCGCTTGCGCGGCGCGGATTTGCCGGAATGGGCGCAGCCTATCCGGCTGGGGGACCTGTGGTCGGATGATGTACGGGACGCCGACTATAACCACCTTGTGCGGGCGCCGCACGGGTTTAGCCATGAGGACATGCGCCGCGCCGACCCGCTTTATGATCTGGTGATGATCACCGATTGGAACTGGCCCGATGCGGTGCCGGGGCGGGGATCGGCGATCTTTTTGCACCAGTGGCGGCGGATGGGCTATCCGACTGCGGGCTGTGTGGCCTTTGCGCGGGCGGATCTGTTGTGGATTGCCGCGCGGGTACGGCTGGGCACCCGGCTGATCGTGCGGCAATAG
- a CDS encoding DUF3576 domain-containing protein: protein MSLFLLRATVMAVTVVATASCGGGFMGGPSDPEAVRDAAQRNNDAEYNMRAEQDDLPQVGKSRGGTVWDLFRNADDPNTTVEVNKYIWNASLDILNFLPVQTVDPFTGVIVTGYGVPPGGGRAYRATVYVQDPALDARSLKLSLQTRGGASVSRDTQRAVEDAILTRARQLRIRDSKL, encoded by the coding sequence ATGAGCCTTTTTCTTCTTCGCGCCACAGTGATGGCTGTGACGGTCGTAGCAACCGCTTCTTGTGGCGGAGGGTTTATGGGTGGCCCCAGCGACCCTGAAGCGGTTCGTGACGCCGCACAGCGCAACAATGACGCCGAATACAATATGCGCGCAGAGCAGGACGACCTGCCACAAGTGGGCAAATCGCGGGGCGGAACCGTCTGGGACTTGTTCCGCAATGCCGATGATCCGAACACCACGGTTGAGGTGAACAAGTACATCTGGAACGCCTCGCTGGATATTCTGAACTTTTTGCCGGTACAGACGGTTGATCCGTTTACCGGCGTGATCGTGACCGGATACGGTGTGCCGCCGGGTGGCGGGCGTGCCTATCGCGCCACGGTTTACGTGCAAGATCCGGCGCTTGATGCGCGGTCGTTGAAGCTTTCGTTGCAAACGCGGGGCGGGGCGTCGGTTAGCCGTGACACCCAGCGCGCCGTGGAAGATGCGATTTTGACCCGTGCGCGCCAATTGCGGATCAGGGACAGCAAGCTTTAA
- a CDS encoding response regulator transcription factor, which yields MGQLKKILLVDDDDDLREALSEQLVMSEEFDVFEAANGADGMEKAKATFYDMVILDVGLPDTDGRELCRRMRKAGVKSPILMLTGHDTDADTILGLDAGANDYISKPFKFPVLLARIRAQLRQHEQSEDAVFQLGPYTFKPAQKMLLDEKEKKIRLTEKETNILKFLYRAGSSVVARDVLLHEVWGYNAGVTTHTLETHIYRLRQKIEPDPSNARLLVTESGGYRLVA from the coding sequence ATGGGACAATTGAAAAAAATTCTATTGGTAGACGACGATGATGACCTGCGCGAAGCGTTGAGCGAACAGCTGGTCATGTCTGAGGAATTCGATGTATTCGAGGCCGCGAATGGTGCGGATGGCATGGAAAAGGCAAAGGCCACCTTTTACGACATGGTCATTCTGGACGTGGGCTTGCCCGATACGGATGGCCGAGAGCTTTGCCGTCGGATGCGCAAAGCAGGTGTGAAAAGCCCGATCCTGATGCTGACAGGCCATGATACCGATGCCGACACGATCCTTGGCCTTGACGCCGGCGCGAATGATTACATCAGCAAGCCATTTAAGTTTCCGGTGCTTCTGGCCCGTATTCGTGCGCAGCTGCGCCAGCATGAGCAATCCGAGGATGCGGTTTTCCAGCTTGGCCCATATACGTTCAAGCCGGCCCAAAAGATGTTGCTGGACGAAAAAGAAAAGAAGATCCGGCTGACGGAAAAGGAAACCAATATCCTGAAATTCCTTTATCGTGCAGGCTCTTCCGTGGTTGCCCGGGATGTGTTGCTGCATGAGGTTTGGGGCTATAACGCCGGGGTTACGACCCACACGCTGGAGACCCACATCTACCGCCTTCGTCAAAAGATCGAACCCGATCCATCGAACGCGCGTTTGCTGGTGACGGAATCGGGCGGTTACCGACTTGTTGCCTGA
- the leuS gene encoding leucine--tRNA ligase codes for MPYDPAVIESRWQKAWADAGVFTAKRDTTRPKYYVLEMFPYPSGRIHMGHVRNYTMGDVVARYKGSCGFSVLHPMGWDAFGMPAENAAMERGGHPKDWTYSNIADMRGQMQPLGLSIDWSREFATCDVEYYGQQQAMFIDMMEKGLVYRKNAVVNWDPVDMTVLANEQVIDGKGWRSGAAVERRELTQWFFKISDYSAELLEALDGLENWPEKVRLMQANWIGQSRGLQFAFSTVDAPEGFDRIEVYTTRPDTLLGASFAAISPDHPLAKHLERHSPEVAAFVAECRKIGTSEEALEKAEKRGLDTGVRVRHPFDTAVELPVYIANFVLMEYGTGAIFGCPAHDPRDFEFASKYGLPIPPVFVPEGAEEEVLTEAFVPMKSEPVRYIRGFAGEEVQTGADAVDAAIAFCEEKGVGRGVTNYRLRDWGVSRQRYWGCPIPVIHCEKCGVVPEAKENLPIELPYDVTFDIPGNPLDRHPTWRDCSCPKCGAAARRETDTMDTFVDSSWYYARFTSPHAATPTDPAEAEYWMNVDQYIGGVEHAILHLLYSRFFARAMHKTGHLPASAIEPFNALFTQGMVTHETYATKGADGRPVWQMPEDVEKTDKGARLKDGTPVEVGPIIKMSKSKKNVVDPMNIIATYGADTARWFVMSDSPPERDVEWTASGAEATAKYLNRVWVLSERIAQMPDAEGKGDDDLLRAMHRIAQDVTQAIEGFAFNKAIAKLYEFTNTLSKSQAGKPAMQEAMRTLAQLMSPMVPHLAEEVWAQQGGTGLVAKAPWPQPDPAMLVQDTVTLPIQINGKRRGEITIPADMPTSEVEKRVLADDAVVKFLAGKPVKKLIVVPGRIVNVVI; via the coding sequence ATGCCCTATGATCCCGCTGTTATTGAATCTCGTTGGCAAAAGGCCTGGGCTGATGCGGGCGTGTTCACCGCCAAGCGCGACACCACCCGCCCCAAGTATTATGTGCTGGAGATGTTCCCCTATCCATCGGGGCGCATCCACATGGGGCATGTGCGCAACTATACCATGGGCGATGTTGTCGCGCGGTATAAGGGGTCGTGCGGGTTTAGCGTGCTGCACCCGATGGGCTGGGATGCCTTCGGGATGCCCGCCGAGAATGCCGCGATGGAGCGGGGGGGCCACCCCAAGGACTGGACCTACAGCAATATCGCAGACATGCGCGGGCAAATGCAGCCCCTTGGCCTGTCGATCGACTGGAGCCGGGAATTCGCGACCTGTGATGTCGAATACTACGGCCAGCAGCAGGCGATGTTCATCGATATGATGGAAAAAGGGCTGGTCTACCGCAAGAATGCCGTGGTGAACTGGGACCCTGTGGATATGACCGTGCTTGCAAATGAGCAGGTGATTGATGGCAAAGGCTGGCGGTCTGGCGCGGCGGTGGAGCGGCGCGAGCTGACGCAGTGGTTCTTCAAAATCTCGGATTATTCTGCGGAATTGCTTGAAGCGTTGGACGGGTTAGAAAACTGGCCCGAGAAGGTGCGCCTGATGCAGGCAAACTGGATCGGCCAATCGCGCGGCTTGCAATTTGCCTTTTCCACCGTGGATGCCCCCGAGGGGTTTGACCGGATAGAGGTTTACACAACCCGGCCCGATACATTGCTGGGGGCCTCCTTTGCAGCGATCTCTCCGGATCACCCATTGGCCAAACATCTGGAACGTCATTCCCCCGAGGTTGCAGCCTTTGTCGCGGAATGCCGCAAGATCGGCACCTCGGAAGAAGCGTTGGAAAAAGCCGAGAAGCGCGGGCTTGATACCGGCGTTCGGGTGCGCCATCCGTTTGATACAGCGGTGGAGCTGCCTGTCTATATCGCGAACTTTGTGTTGATGGAGTATGGCACCGGCGCGATCTTTGGCTGCCCGGCGCATGATCCGCGCGATTTCGAATTTGCGAGCAAATACGGCCTGCCGATTCCCCCCGTCTTTGTCCCCGAGGGCGCCGAGGAAGAGGTGCTGACCGAGGCCTTCGTGCCGATGAAATCCGAACCCGTCCGCTATATCCGCGGCTTTGCGGGCGAAGAGGTGCAGACCGGCGCCGATGCCGTTGATGCCGCCATCGCCTTTTGCGAGGAAAAGGGCGTGGGGCGCGGCGTCACCAATTACCGTCTGCGCGATTGGGGGGTCTCCCGTCAGCGCTATTGGGGCTGCCCGATCCCCGTGATCCATTGTGAGAAATGCGGCGTGGTCCCTGAGGCCAAAGAAAACCTGCCGATCGAGCTGCCCTATGATGTGACCTTCGACATCCCCGGCAACCCGCTGGACCGGCACCCGACATGGCGCGATTGCAGCTGCCCGAAATGTGGTGCTGCGGCACGGCGGGAAACCGATACGATGGATACCTTCGTGGATAGCTCTTGGTATTACGCGCGCTTTACCTCGCCACATGCCGCGACACCGACCGATCCGGCCGAGGCCGAATACTGGATGAACGTCGACCAATATATCGGCGGGGTGGAACATGCGATTTTGCACCTGCTTTATTCGCGCTTCTTTGCACGCGCGATGCATAAAACCGGACATCTGCCCGCATCCGCGATTGAGCCGTTCAACGCGCTGTTTACCCAAGGCATGGTGACCCATGAAACCTATGCCACAAAAGGGGCCGATGGCCGCCCTGTCTGGCAAATGCCCGAAGATGTTGAGAAAACCGACAAAGGCGCGCGCCTGAAAGACGGCACGCCGGTTGAGGTTGGCCCGATCATCAAGATGTCGAAATCCAAGAAGAACGTGGTCGATCCGATGAATATCATCGCGACTTACGGCGCCGATACCGCACGTTGGTTCGTGATGTCCGACAGCCCGCCCGAACGTGATGTGGAATGGACTGCCTCGGGCGCAGAGGCGACGGCGAAATACCTCAACCGAGTTTGGGTCCTAAGCGAACGGATCGCACAAATGCCCGATGCCGAGGGCAAGGGCGATGACGACCTGTTGCGCGCCATGCACCGTATCGCACAGGATGTGACCCAAGCGATTGAGGGCTTTGCCTTCAACAAGGCAATCGCCAAGCTTTATGAGTTCACCAATACGCTGTCGAAATCGCAAGCGGGCAAGCCTGCGATGCAAGAGGCGATGCGCACCCTTGCGCAGTTGATGTCCCCCATGGTTCCCCATCTGGCCGAGGAAGTTTGGGCGCAGCAAGGCGGCACCGGCTTGGTCGCAAAGGCCCCGTGGCCCCAGCCGGATCCGGCAATGCTGGTGCAGGACACGGTCACCTTGCCAATCCAGATTAACGGCAAGCGGCGCGGGGAAATTACCATTCCCGCAGATATGCCCACATCCGAGGTTGAAAAACGGGTTCTGGCGGATGATGCTGTGGTAAAGTTCCTTGCAGGCAAACCTGTAAAGAAATTGATCGTGGTGCCGGGGCGTATCGTCAATGTGGTTATCTAA
- a CDS encoding porin, whose translation MSFNTLATALVLLASPAMAELKLSGEAKMGLVFDGQDLAALSGAQVTAHAYGTTDGGLEYGIIMDMDVSNFNRDDDPRAQVYISSGGHNLRAGTGVKSAVTSLQGPSISDAPCCKLGY comes from the coding sequence ATGTCTTTCAACACCCTTGCAACAGCCCTTGTTTTGCTCGCCAGCCCCGCCATGGCAGAGCTGAAACTTTCAGGCGAGGCTAAGATGGGGCTTGTCTTTGACGGTCAGGATTTGGCGGCCCTAAGCGGCGCACAAGTCACCGCCCATGCTTACGGCACCACCGATGGTGGGCTGGAATACGGCATTATCATGGATATGGACGTCAGCAACTTTAACCGCGACGATGATCCCCGCGCCCAAGTGTATATCTCTTCGGGGGGGCACAATCTGCGCGCAGGCACCGGCGTGAAAAGTGCTGTCACATCGCTGCAAGGCCCCTCAATCTCGGATGCGCCATGTTGCAAGCTGGGCTATTGA
- the ribA gene encoding GTP cyclohydrolase II, whose protein sequence is MLLGLSIVEQLTRARGDLRMGVPVMLADNGAILVVAVEALSAERLAALRTLGPLELVLTARRAETLKTPAYDGDLVRIAVPDDADMTWLRALADPADDLRFPMKGPFRSLRDGSAALHRAAIQLVKSAPLLPAVLAVQVPPDMPTAGLTRLSLPAILPELGRASPLHPVSAARLPMAAAGAGHVHVLRPEDGGPEHYAIEVGRPDRTAPVLARLHSACFTGDVLGSLKCDCGPQLHAALTQMGAAGAGVLLYLNQEGRGIGLANKMRAYSLQDQGFDTVEANHRLGFEDDERDFRLGADILRGLGFSAVRLLTNNPAKIAMMEANGITVTERVPLHVGQTDQNAGYLATKAAKSGHLI, encoded by the coding sequence ATGCTGCTTGGCCTGTCTATCGTCGAACAACTGACCCGCGCGCGGGGGGATTTGCGCATGGGCGTGCCGGTGATGTTGGCGGATAACGGGGCCATTCTTGTCGTCGCCGTTGAGGCGCTGAGCGCGGAACGGCTAGCCGCGCTGCGCACGCTTGGGCCGTTGGAACTGGTTCTGACCGCGCGGCGCGCCGAGACGTTGAAGACCCCCGCTTATGACGGTGATCTGGTGCGAATTGCGGTGCCCGATGATGCAGACATGACATGGCTGCGCGCATTGGCCGATCCGGCGGATGACCTGCGCTTTCCGATGAAAGGCCCGTTCCGCTCATTGCGCGACGGCTCTGCCGCGTTGCACCGCGCCGCGATCCAGCTTGTGAAATCCGCCCCGCTTTTGCCGGCCGTTCTGGCCGTTCAGGTGCCCCCCGATATGCCCACAGCCGGGCTCACCCGCCTGTCCCTACCCGCGATCCTGCCAGAGCTTGGGCGCGCCTCGCCGCTGCATCCTGTCAGCGCTGCACGACTGCCAATGGCTGCGGCTGGGGCGGGCCATGTGCATGTCTTGCGCCCCGAAGATGGCGGCCCCGAGCATTACGCGATTGAGGTTGGCCGCCCTGATCGCACAGCTCCGGTTTTGGCGCGGCTGCATTCGGCCTGTTTTACCGGCGATGTTCTGGGCAGTTTGAAATGCGATTGTGGCCCGCAGCTTCATGCCGCCCTGACCCAGATGGGGGCGGCCGGTGCGGGCGTGCTTTTGTACCTGAATCAGGAAGGTCGCGGGATTGGGCTGGCCAACAAGATGCGCGCTTATTCCTTGCAAGATCAAGGCTTTGACACAGTAGAGGCCAACCACCGCTTGGGCTTCGAGGATGATGAGCGCGACTTTCGCCTTGGGGCCGACATCCTGCGCGGGCTTGGATTTTCTGCCGTTCGCCTGCTCACCAACAACCCCGCAAAGATCGCGATGATGGAGGCGAATGGCATCACCGTGACCGAACGCGTGCCGCTGCATGTCGGGCAAACCGACCAGAATGCGGGTTATCTGGCGACCAAGGCCGCCAAATCGGGACATTTGATATGA
- a CDS encoding saccharopine dehydrogenase family protein, whose protein sequence is MKRNVLIIGAGGVAQVVAHKCAQNNDVLGDLHIASRTLSKCEAIIQTVHEKAAMKVPGPFHAYTLDATNIEAVKTLIRQTGAQIVINVGSPFVNMTVLDACIDAGAAYIDTAIHEDPTKICETPPWYGNYEWKKREACKAAGVTAVLGVGFDPGVVNAFARYAVDACMDEVHSIDIVDINAGNHGKYFSTNFDPEINFREFTGTVYSWQKGAWQENKMFEVMREDDLPVVGKQKSYMSGHDEVHSLSNRYPNADVRFWMGFGDHYINVFTVLQNLGLLSEQPVTTAEGLEVVPLKLVKAVLPDPSSLAPNYTGKTCIGDFVKGTKDGQPVEVFVYNISDHKDAYNEVGSQGISYTAGVPPVAAAMLIAEGTWDVGHMANVEDLDARPFLGLLNKIGLPTRIKDAAGDRALDL, encoded by the coding sequence ATGAAACGCAATGTTCTGATCATCGGCGCTGGGGGGGTGGCACAGGTTGTGGCGCATAAATGCGCGCAAAACAACGACGTGCTGGGCGATCTCCATATCGCAAGCCGCACGCTGTCCAAATGTGAAGCGATCATTCAAACGGTACATGAAAAAGCCGCGATGAAGGTTCCGGGGCCGTTCCACGCATATACCCTTGATGCCACCAACATAGAGGCCGTGAAAACGCTGATCCGCCAGACCGGCGCGCAGATCGTGATTAACGTCGGCTCCCCCTTCGTGAATATGACCGTGCTGGACGCCTGCATTGATGCGGGGGCTGCCTATATCGACACGGCGATCCATGAAGATCCGACCAAAATCTGCGAGACCCCGCCGTGGTATGGCAACTACGAATGGAAGAAGCGCGAGGCCTGCAAGGCCGCTGGTGTGACGGCTGTTCTGGGTGTGGGCTTTGATCCAGGCGTGGTGAATGCTTTTGCGCGCTATGCGGTTGATGCTTGCATGGATGAGGTGCACAGCATTGATATCGTTGATATTAACGCGGGCAACCACGGCAAGTATTTCTCGACCAACTTTGATCCTGAGATCAACTTCCGCGAATTCACCGGCACGGTTTACAGCTGGCAAAAGGGCGCGTGGCAAGAGAACAAGATGTTCGAGGTGATGCGCGAGGATGACCTGCCAGTCGTCGGCAAGCAGAAATCCTATATGTCCGGCCATGATGAGGTGCATTCGCTTTCCAACCGCTATCCAAACGCCGATGTGCGGTTCTGGATGGGGTTTGGCGATCACTATATCAACGTGTTTACCGTGCTGCAAAACCTTGGGCTTTTGTCCGAACAGCCCGTCACCACCGCCGAAGGGCTGGAGGTTGTGCCTTTGAAACTGGTCAAGGCCGTTCTGCCCGACCCAAGCAGCCTTGCCCCGAATTATACCGGCAAAACCTGCATCGGGGATTTTGTCAAAGGCACCAAGGACGGCCAGCCGGTTGAGGTGTTCGTCTATAACATCTCGGACCACAAGGACGCCTATAACGAGGTCGGCTCTCAGGGGATTTCCTATACCGCCGGCGTGCCGCCCGTTGCGGCCGCGATGCTGATCGCCGAAGGCACTTGGGACGTGGGCCATATGGCGAATGTCGAAGACCTTGACGCCAGACCGTTCCTTGGCTTGCTCAACAAAATCGGGTTGCCAACGCGGATCAAGGATGCCGCTGGCGATCGGGCCTTGGATCTGTAA
- a CDS encoding YggS family pyridoxal phosphate-dependent enzyme: MSLPAIQSRLISACKAAGRDPSDVTLIAVSKVQPLELVRAVLVEGQKVFGENYVQEAQGKWPDLRAEFGPLEVHMIGPLQTNKAKVAMDLFDAIHTLDRPSLATKLANLAQQRGSCPKLFIQINTGEEPQKAGVLPADTDAFIATARALDLPITGLMCIPPEGEDSTPHFNALAALAARNGLTGLSMGMSGDFEAAIAAGATHVRVGSAIFGARDYS, from the coding sequence ATGTCCCTTCCTGCCATTCAGTCCCGTTTGATCTCTGCCTGCAAGGCCGCTGGCCGTGACCCTTCGGATGTGACGCTTATCGCTGTCTCCAAGGTTCAGCCGCTTGAACTGGTGCGCGCGGTTCTGGTCGAGGGGCAAAAGGTTTTCGGCGAAAACTATGTGCAAGAGGCGCAAGGAAAATGGCCCGACCTGCGCGCGGAATTCGGCCCGCTTGAGGTTCATATGATCGGCCCGCTGCAAACCAATAAGGCCAAGGTTGCGATGGATCTTTTTGATGCGATCCATACGCTTGATCGCCCCTCACTCGCGACAAAACTTGCCAATCTTGCGCAGCAACGCGGCAGTTGCCCCAAGCTGTTCATCCAGATCAACACAGGCGAAGAGCCGCAAAAGGCCGGTGTTTTGCCCGCCGATACCGATGCTTTCATCGCCACCGCCCGCGCGCTTGACCTTCCCATCACCGGCTTGATGTGCATCCCACCGGAAGGCGAAGACAGTACGCCACATTTCAACGCCCTTGCCGCATTGGCCGCCCGTAACGGCTTGACGGGCCTTTCGATGGGGATGAGCGGTGATTTTGAGGCTGCTATTGCCGCAGGGGCCACCCATGTTCGCGTCGGCTCTGCTATTTTCGGCGCGCGCGACTATAGCTAG